In the Methermicoccus shengliensis DSM 18856 genome, AGAGGGCAGAGCGCACAAACAGCATGGGGTCATAGCTCACGTGAGCCACGCAGTAGGGTGTGCACTGTAGGTTGGCGTGCGTCTGAGAGCCCTCATACACCCTGAGCGAGCACCTTCCTTCCCTGATGTGCACCCCCATGGGAGCGGCATTGGGCACCCCCTCTCGAACGGTGGAGAGCACCACCTCGTTGATGCCCTCGAAGAGTCCGAACCTTGAGAGCACTATACCACCATCCCCTCCAGAAGCGCTATAAGAAGCCCGGCCCCCACTATGTCGGCAGTGCTTCCCGGGTTGATGTGGGCAGATACCAGCTCATTGTCGAACTGCTCTATCATTGCCAGTGAGTCATGGAGACCTCGAGCCTCCAGATGGCGCACGATATTGCACGCCCTCTGAGACACCTCCATGGCGACCTCATCCCCCTGCTTGGCAGCTATGAATGTATCTGGTCTTTTGGCAAGATTGTGCAGGAAGGTGACCAGCACGGCATCGTTTAGCGTGTGGCGCGCTCTCAGCTCTGTGATCATTTTTGCACTCGCAAAGCTCTCCTCAAACCCACACACCCACTCTCGAGCCACGAGGTCGTATCTTGCAGACATCTGCATGAGGTCGAACAGCGTAATGCCCCTGTTCTGAATCTCCAGCGCCGTTTGCTCTTGGTTGATGTCGAGTGTGTCCACGTCCTTCACCTTTACGCGTGCCATGTGAAATGCCTCCAGAAAATCGAGGGAGTCGTCAACGGTGGTCGTCCTCACGATGTGGGATGCAGAGCTTCGAAGATAAGAGCCGAGCCGTGGCGTGAAGACCAGCTCTGCGTGCCTTCCAGCGGCCATGCACAGCGGAACAAAGAGGAGAAACGTTCCAAAATGGGTGTTTCCCCCTCTGTGCCATCGCATGCTCTCGGCCACTGCATCCCTGATGAGGGCACCCACACCAAAGCTCGAGGATGATGCCCTCACGAGAGCTGGAAGCGCTCCGACAGCGGATGCCAGAAAGTGCTCAAACGAAGTGTCCTCAAAGTCGTGGGTGCGGTCGACGTTTCCCGGCTTTGGGGTGGCAGAGACCTCGAGCAGCATGGCAAGCTGTGCACACTGCGCAATTCTGAGGGCATGCTCCTGCTCCTTACTCATGTCCCACACCCGAAATCCACCTTGGGGTTCTGTCATCCCTCGCGAGCAGCACCACCCTGCTTATGGGCACCTCGTCCACGAGCGTGTAGCCAGTAAAGTGGGCTATACGAGATGCAAAGGCGTGCACCTCCTCGTGGGCGGGCATTGCGTCCCTTGCAAGCCTGTTTCTTGAAAAACCGATGTGCATGTATGCCTTGACCTCCACAAAGTCGGGCTGGGCTTTTTCCAGCAGGGTGGCATATCCTGCCTCGTCATGCATGTTGAGCCCCCTCACGAGTGTTATCCTCACGTTCGTTCTGCATCTTTTCTGAGGGAGAAGCTCGAGGCTCTCGAGCACCCTGTTCCACGTGTTTGCAATGGGACGACACACCTTCCTGTATGTGTGCTCATCCGGGGCATCGAGCGATATATAGAGCATCGTGGGCGATATTTTCTCTATCACCTCCGGGCAGGTGCCGTTGCTCACCACGAACGTGGTCATATCCCTGCTGGAAAAC is a window encoding:
- a CDS encoding triphosphoribosyl-dephospho-CoA synthase — translated: MSKEQEHALRIAQCAQLAMLLEVSATPKPGNVDRTHDFEDTSFEHFLASAVGALPALVRASSSSFGVGALIRDAVAESMRWHRGGNTHFGTFLLFVPLCMAAGRHAELVFTPRLGSYLRSSASHIVRTTTVDDSLDFLEAFHMARVKVKDVDTLDINQEQTALEIQNRGITLFDLMQMSARYDLVAREWVCGFEESFASAKMITELRARHTLNDAVLVTFLHNLAKRPDTFIAAKQGDEVAMEVSQRACNIVRHLEARGLHDSLAMIEQFDNELVSAHINPGSTADIVGAGLLIALLEGMVV
- the twy1 gene encoding 4-demethylwyosine synthase TYW1 translates to MRMSDEEYWRLLRKHGYQRVGAHSAVKSCLWLKKALRGEGMCYKERFYGIFSHRCIQMTPTLMCNQRCMFCWRPVEVEPPAYGWDSPSLIADGAIEAQMRLLTGYGGSSKTDGAALREAHTPRHVAISLAGEPTLYPYLDELIREFSSRDMTTFVVSNGTCPEVIEKISPTMLYISLDAPDEHTYRKVCRPIANTWNRVLESLELLPQKRCRTNVRITLVRGLNMHDEAGYATLLEKAQPDFVEVKAYMHIGFSRNRLARDAMPAHEEVHAFASRIAHFTGYTLVDEVPISRVVLLARDDRTPRWISGVGHE